A DNA window from Syntrophorhabdales bacterium contains the following coding sequences:
- a CDS encoding FAD-linked oxidase C-terminal domain-containing protein, with protein MIKESVVQGLKKIVGEENVLTSKEALKAYSYDGTTSWIHEPDVVVFPTSTQHVADIVTLANAEKTPVTPRGGGTNVSGGSIPIKGGIVLCTTKMNKILKIDKENLTATVEPGVVLMDLTMRLAKEGLFFPPDPQSFLGATLGGVIAENGGGPACVKYGVTKQYVLGLEIVLPTGKVIHVGGRTLKNVVGYDLTMLFVSSEGTLGVVTKAELKLNPLPPAKKTIMAVYDDVAVAGESVFRVLENGVIPDKIELLDNWVINRIEEMMPMGLPKEADAVLLFETDGIPEAVAKETEKIVEITKKYGARDVRVAKDQAEADKYWMARRAGFAAVFGKAPTVLAEDVTVPRGQIPNLIKRCKELAKKHNVEIVVLGHAGDGNLHPSIMSDEKNKELHERALKAMDEIIESAVEFGGVLSGEHGIGLEKAKFLRRTMEPAVIDLMKGIKGLVDPNNIMNPGKIWE; from the coding sequence AAGGAATCCGTGGTACAGGGACTCAAAAAGATTGTAGGGGAGGAGAATGTTCTGACGTCCAAAGAGGCGCTCAAGGCGTATTCGTACGATGGTACAACAAGTTGGATACACGAACCTGATGTCGTGGTCTTTCCGACGAGCACCCAGCACGTGGCGGATATCGTGACCCTTGCCAACGCTGAAAAAACCCCCGTGACTCCGAGGGGAGGCGGCACCAACGTGAGCGGCGGCTCCATTCCTATTAAGGGCGGCATTGTTCTCTGCACAACCAAGATGAACAAGATCCTGAAGATCGACAAGGAGAACCTCACGGCCACCGTAGAGCCGGGCGTGGTTCTGATGGACCTCACCATGCGGCTCGCCAAGGAAGGGCTCTTTTTTCCGCCGGACCCGCAGAGTTTTCTGGGCGCTACGCTGGGAGGCGTCATCGCAGAGAATGGCGGTGGGCCGGCCTGCGTCAAGTACGGCGTGACCAAGCAATACGTGCTCGGCCTCGAAATAGTGCTCCCTACGGGAAAAGTAATTCATGTCGGCGGCCGGACCCTCAAGAATGTGGTCGGCTATGACCTAACTATGCTCTTTGTCAGTTCTGAAGGCACGCTTGGCGTAGTTACCAAGGCCGAGTTGAAGCTGAACCCGCTTCCCCCGGCAAAGAAGACGATCATGGCAGTGTACGATGATGTTGCCGTGGCTGGTGAGAGCGTTTTTAGGGTGCTGGAAAACGGCGTTATCCCCGACAAGATCGAGCTGCTTGATAACTGGGTGATTAACAGGATTGAAGAGATGATGCCCATGGGCCTGCCCAAAGAGGCGGACGCAGTTCTGCTTTTTGAGACAGATGGCATACCTGAAGCAGTTGCAAAGGAGACTGAAAAGATTGTCGAAATTACAAAGAAGTATGGTGCCCGCGACGTGAGGGTGGCGAAGGATCAAGCTGAGGCTGACAAATACTGGATGGCGCGACGGGCCGGGTTCGCGGCCGTGTTTGGAAAGGCCCCGACGGTACTGGCTGAGGATGTCACGGTACCACGAGGGCAGATTCCTAACCTGATCAAGCGGTGCAAAGAGCTGGCTAAAAAACATAACGTGGAGATCGTGGTGCTGGGCCACGCCGGCGACGGGAATTTACACCCTTCAATCATGAGCGACGAAAAAAACAAAGAGCTTCACGAGAGGGCGCTCAAAGCGATGGACGAAATAATAGAATCAGCAGTTGAATTCGGCGGTGTGCTGTCAGGCGAGCACGGCATAGGCCTCGAGAAGGCCAAGTTTCTCAGGCGCACTATGGAACCGGCGGTGATCGATCTGATGAAGGGCATCAAGGGCCTTGTTGACCCGAACAACATCATGAACCCCGGCAAAATCTGGGAATAG